The window AGGCAAGCGGAGATGGCGGCAACGGCCTCCAACTTCCTCGTagcccagcagctgctggatgGCTATGCCCGGCTGCAGAAGGGCGACATCGTCATCCAGAACGGCGGAAGTAGCCTAACCTCTCTAGCGGTCTCGGCGTTGGCCAAGGCCTACGGTGTAAAGGTGCtgaccgccgccacgccgagTGCTCGCTTCGCAGACGCGAAGCAGCGACATGCGAAGTACGGCTCTGACGTCTTTGAGTACAACGGGGCCGGGTCGCGCGCAATGCAGGCCGCCGTTGgcaagcgcggcgccgccctctaCCTCAACGGCGTCGGCGGTCGCTACTTCGACTCGCTTCTCAAGTGCGTCGGCCCTATGGCGCACGTCGTCACGTACGGCGCGCAGAACGGCTTCGGCCTGTTCATCTCCGGCTCCAGTCTCATCTACAACGAGGTCACCATGGCTGGCCTGTTTGCCCCCACGTTCCTGAGCTCGATGTCCTACGGCGAGCGTCAGGCAAAGCTGGAGTTTGTGCTGAGGGCCGTGCAGGAGGCCGGCATCGCCTACCCGATGGCAACGGCACCGTCGC of the Leishmania donovani BPK282A1 complete genome, chromosome 5 genome contains:
- a CDS encoding nuclear receptor binding factor-like protein yields the protein MAKVASAGWRYARCGPISQVLAYEMFDITPGKEEAVVQMATAPLHRVDAAVVNGTALGRKRVNMASFPRIGGCEGVGKVVRAPAAAAATPSPVKEGDTVWVAPLHGTWATNIAVPVSQLHKIDPRQAEMAATASNFLVAQQLLDGYARLQKGDIVIQNGGSSLTSLAVSALAKAYGVKVLTAATPSARFADAKQRHAKYGSDVFEYNGAGSRAMQAAVGKRGAALYLNGVGGRYFDSLLKCVGPMAHVVTYGAQNGFGLFISGSSLIYNEVTMAGLFAPTFLSSMSYGERQAKLEFVLRAVQEAGIAYPMATAPSLEKLPEVWDDVYVNGGRKAVVKMAA